Genomic window (Paraburkholderia phenazinium):
CGGGTCGTCGATCCTGTTGAACCCGGCGATGAGTTCGCGCTTGACGCCGAAGACTGCGTCCTCCGGGAGGTACGGGCAGTCGGGCGTGAAAATGTGCGTGATGACCGGGTCATAGCCCGGCGCGGTCACGATGAAATGCAGATGCGCAGCACGGTTCGGGTGGCGGCCAATCGCTCCGAGCAACTTCCCGACGGGACCGTCCGACGGAATCGGATAGTGGCGCGGCTTGACGGATTTGAACCAGTACCTGCCCTCTGCGTCCGAAGTAAAGGTGCCACGCAGATTCGAGTCCGGCTGGATTCCCTTTTGCTGAACATCGTAGAAGCCGTCGTCGTTGGTCTGCCAGACCTCGAGCTTCGCATTCGGCACGGGGGTACCCTCGATGTTCGTCACACGCCCGGAGACCACCAGAGGCTCGCCTTTTCCGTCAAGACAGATGTTCGCGCCATTCTCGTACCCGGGTGAATCCGCAACATAAAACGGGCCGAGAATCGTGTTGGGGGTCGCCCCGCTCGGCCGGCGGTGATTGATGGCGTCGACGAGCATCGAGACGCCGAGGATGTCCGACAGCAGGATGTACTCCTGACGCCAGTCGGTGCACATCTGGCCCGTTTCAGTCAGGAACCGGATTGCCGTGAACCATTCTTCGTGCGTCGGCTCGATTTCCTTCACCGCCGCATGCAGATGCCTGACCAGCGTAGCCATGACGTGCTGCAGCCTCTCGTCGGTGTCCTGACCCATGCGAGCGTTGACGACCTCGGCGGAGCGCGCTTCATCGAAATACGGCGATGGGGATGGCGAAACAGAGGGTGCGGCGTGTTGCATCAAGCGTCTCCTTCAATGTTTTTCGTGCAGCTTTGAAACGAGTCTATATTCCCCGAAGTCGGCAAAACAGAGCTAAAAAGGGAATCTCTTTCGCGGAAATCGGGAAAGTGCGGCAAGACGCGCGGGATCGCCGCGCCAGCGCGATCGTGGCCGTCAAGCGGTCCAGTGGCGCTCGTACTCGTTTTGCTGAAACCGCTCAACGAGTGCATCGATGAACAAACGCACTTTCACCGGCATATGTGCGCGGGTCTGGAATGCAATATTGATCGTCAGGCGTGGCAGGTCCCAATCGTTCAGCACGGGAATCAGGCGGCCCGCCTTGAGGTCGTCGTACACGATGTACTTCGGCTGCACGAGAATGCCCATACCGTCGAGCGCAGCAACCCGCAGTATCTGACCGTCGTTGGATTCGAGAAGCGGTTTGACCTTGACGAGAACCGACTCGCCTGTGCGGCAGAAGGCGAGCTCCCGCGGATTGTCGGCCAGGCCGTAGTTCAATACCTTGTGCTTCACCAGTTCGGCCGGGAAGCGCGGCGAACCGTTTGCTTCGAGATACGAAGGCGCCGCGGCCAGGATCCGCCGGGTCGCGGCGAGCCGTCTGACCGTGATGTTGCTGTCCGCTTCAAGAACCTTGGTACGAACCGCGACGTCGATGCCGTTCTCGATGATGTCGTGGTAACGATTGGCCGCCACCACATCCACCGTGATGTCCGGATAGCGTGCGGTAAAGTCAGGCAGCATGGGCGCAATGTGCAGCAAACAGAACGAGAGCGACGCAGTCACACGAAGGACGCCGCTCGGCCGGACAGTCGCATCCTTGATGACCGATTCAGCCTCGCCGAGATCCGCCAGAATGGATTTGCAGCGGCGATGGAACTCGGCCCCAGCCTGGGTGAGGTAGAGATTGCGGGTCGTCCTGCGCACCAGCTGCACGGCAAGGCGCGTCTCCAACGAGATCAGATAGCGGCTTGCCGCTGAAATGGACAGATCCACCGCCTCCGCCGCCCGGCTGATACTGCCAGTCTCGGCAACCTCGACGAAGAGCTGTAGTTCCTTGAACTGGTCCATCCCCTTGTCTCACTCCACGATTTGATTAAAGCGCCGCCTGTTCGCCAGGAGGCGTCAATGCTACGGCACGATTTCTGTCGTCGAAAGACAGAAACACATCAAAAAACCATCAAACATCCGCAAACTATCTGTCAAGCATAGTTGCAGGAGTCGGTGGCGGAGTATCATTAATCCATCAAAAAGACATCAAAAAGAAGGTACCGGAGATGGCCCACCGCTTTCTTATCAAGGAGATTGCTCTCCAGGCTGGCCTCGGCATGGCCACGGTGGACCGGGTCCTCAATGGGCGGGCCCATGTTCGCGAGCACACGCGCAAACGCGTCGAGCAGGCAATCAAGGAGCTCGAGAAACAGGAACTCCAGTTGGCTACCGCGGGACGAAAGCTCATGATCGACGTGCTGGTCGAAGCGCCCGCGCGCTTTGCCGACGAGATCAAGGAAGCCCTTGAAGCCGAACTGCCGGGGCTGCATCCGGTCGTCTGCCGGCCACGGTTCCTGATGCGCGAAACGATGACAACGGCCGAGGTGGTCGACGCGCTGCAGTCCATTGGCCGTCGCGGAAGCCACGGGGTATTCCTCAAGGCTCGCGACGTTCCTGAGATTGCCGAAGCCATTCGCGAACTACAGCGTCGTGGCATTCCCGTGATCACGATCTTCACCGATATCCCTTTGTCCGGCCGCATCGCCTATGCGGGACTGGACAATCGCGTCGCCGGCGCGACCGCCGCCTACCTTCTCGCGCAGTGGTTGCGGCCGCAGCCCGGCAACATCCTGATCACCATGAGCGATGAACGCTTCAGAGGCGAAGAGGAACGTGAAATAAGCTTCCGGCGAGCGCTGCGGCTCCGATATCCGCAACTGACGCTGGTCGACGCCAGCGGTGGCCACGGCCTCGACACGCTCACTGAAGCGCGGGTCCACCAGGTGCTCACGGCTCATGTGAAGATCTCCGCGGTCTATTCCATGGGAGGCGGAAACGTCGCCATCCTTCGGGCACTCGAAGCGCAGCAGCAAGCTCCGGTTTGCTTCATTGGGCACGATCTGGATCGGGACAATGTGCGTCTGCTGCGCGAGGGCAAAGTGCAGGCGATTCTCCATCACGATCTGCGTCAGGACATGCGCTCGGCGTGCCAGCACATCGTTCATTTCCACAAACTGCTGCCGGCGGCAGCCGTGTCGCCCTCGTCATCCGTCGTCGTCGTGACGCCGGAGAATATTCCGGCGCATATCGCGAGCCGTTTCCGTTGATGGCGGCGAGCCAGGCCGGCTTCGGGGCGACACCGCGCCCCGAACCCTTCCGTTCCGCCTAGAACTGGTGCGCGACACCCGCGATGACGCCGAACTGGCTCTTGCCATAGTCCGGATTGGTACTGGACGCGCCGCTGTTCGTCGGGTCGTTGTTACTGTTCGCGCCATACAGACCGCTGTCGAGCCCGAGGTTGGACGTCGAACTGTTCCGCACGTAAGCGAGCTCGGTATAAAGGAGCGTCCGCTTCGACAGGAAGTAGTTCGTGCCCAGTGTGTATAGCGTCGCGTTGCCGTTGCCGCGATTGGCGTTTGCGTGATACACCGCACCGGTGATGGCGAGTGCCGTCGTCGCGTTCCAGATCGCCCCGATCCATTCGTGATCGACCGCTGTCGGCAGCGACGTGCCTGCCGGCAGCGTGGTCGGCGTGGCTGTCCCGAAGTATCCGGCGTTGGATGCGTTGGGTGCGCTCAAATGCTGATAGCCCAGATACGCAACCACAGGACCGATCGCATAGGTCGCACCGGTGAGGATGGAGCGCGAGGCCAGGTACACATTGCTGAACTGTCCATTGGGATCGCGAACTTCGTCATAGGTCGCCTGCCAGTAAAGGCTGCCCACCTGGTAAGAGAGTTTGATACCGTCGGAGCGCCCCTGCGCACTCCCCAGACCGGTAGAGGTGCCCAACTGGCCCGGCGCGCTTCCCGGACTTCCGGCGTTCCACTTCGTCGAGTTCGTCAGGTCGTATTGCCCCTGCAGCGTAAATCCTCCGACCAGCGGCGACAGGTACTCGACACCGTTGCCCGCCTGCGAGAAGATCCGGCCGCGCACCAGCGTCCCGATCGCATATTTCTTCGTCTGCTGTGGATCGACGTCGCCCGAATACTGACTGATTTCGGCCGAGCCCATATTGCCCAGCTTCACTTGACCCCACGTGTCGTTATGCAAACCGACGGTCGCCTGCCCCTCGAAGAAGCTGCCGTTGGAAAAGGTGCCGTTTTGGGTGTTCAGGCGAGACTCGAGGTGGAAAATGGCCTGGGTGCCGCCGCCGAGATCCTCAGTCCCTTTGAAACCGAACCGCGATTGCGCCCACCCGCCACTTTGCGCGCCGAACACGTGCCCCTTCGGCATGCCGGTCTCATACTCCAGTCCGTTGTCGACGATGCCGTACAGCGTAACGCTGCTTTGCGCACTGGCAGACACCGTAGCCGTCATCGCGAGCATTCCAAACAGAACCTTTCTCATCGTATCTCCTATATATTTAGTACCACTATATTAATCGCCGGCCCGATGAGACTCCGGCTCCGGCAATTTGATGCCACGACAGCCCTCGATGTGCGAGCTGGCCGCTATTCGTCAGGCGACACTTGCGCCCCGGCGGTTGCTGAATGCGTCCGCTGAATGCGCTTCGTCGAAGTACGGGAAAATGCCAGGTAGAGTGCCGCTTGCGGCAAGATGGGCCTCCAACGTTGTTCTCGTGTAATTTGGCCCGAGTGTATATTCGTCAACGGTGGAGACACAGAGCGGAAAGGGGAATCTCTTTCGCGGAAATCGGGAGAATCGAGTCTGTGGAAAAGCGACCGCTCAAGCCTAAGCGGTACCCACCTGCCTCACGCATTAACCGTAGACAGGTGCGATCAGATATCGCGCGTACGCGGAATGACAA
Coding sequences:
- a CDS encoding intradiol ring-cleavage dioxygenase, with the translated sequence MQHAAPSVSPSPSPYFDEARSAEVVNARMGQDTDERLQHVMATLVRHLHAAVKEIEPTHEEWFTAIRFLTETGQMCTDWRQEYILLSDILGVSMLVDAINHRRPSGATPNTILGPFYVADSPGYENGANICLDGKGEPLVVSGRVTNIEGTPVPNAKLEVWQTNDDGFYDVQQKGIQPDSNLRGTFTSDAEGRYWFKSVKPRHYPIPSDGPVGKLLGAIGRHPNRAAHLHFIVTAPGYDPVITHIFTPDCPYLPEDAVFGVKRELIAGFNRIDDPQAAERVGFPAPFWSVSWDFTLATSTTPTRAIP
- a CDS encoding LysR family transcriptional regulator; translated protein: MDQFKELQLFVEVAETGSISRAAEAVDLSISAASRYLISLETRLAVQLVRRTTRNLYLTQAGAEFHRRCKSILADLGEAESVIKDATVRPSGVLRVTASLSFCLLHIAPMLPDFTARYPDITVDVVAANRYHDIIENGIDVAVRTKVLEADSNITVRRLAATRRILAAAPSYLEANGSPRFPAELVKHKVLNYGLADNPRELAFCRTGESVLVKVKPLLESNDGQILRVAALDGMGILVQPKYIVYDDLKAGRLIPVLNDWDLPRLTINIAFQTRAHMPVKVRLFIDALVERFQQNEYERHWTA
- a CDS encoding LacI family DNA-binding transcriptional regulator, with translation MAHRFLIKEIALQAGLGMATVDRVLNGRAHVREHTRKRVEQAIKELEKQELQLATAGRKLMIDVLVEAPARFADEIKEALEAELPGLHPVVCRPRFLMRETMTTAEVVDALQSIGRRGSHGVFLKARDVPEIAEAIRELQRRGIPVITIFTDIPLSGRIAYAGLDNRVAGATAAYLLAQWLRPQPGNILITMSDERFRGEEEREISFRRALRLRYPQLTLVDASGGHGLDTLTEARVHQVLTAHVKISAVYSMGGGNVAILRALEAQQQAPVCFIGHDLDRDNVRLLREGKVQAILHHDLRQDMRSACQHIVHFHKLLPAAAVSPSSSVVVVTPENIPAHIASRFR
- a CDS encoding porin; this translates as MRKVLFGMLAMTATVSASAQSSVTLYGIVDNGLEYETGMPKGHVFGAQSGGWAQSRFGFKGTEDLGGGTQAIFHLESRLNTQNGTFSNGSFFEGQATVGLHNDTWGQVKLGNMGSAEISQYSGDVDPQQTKKYAIGTLVRGRIFSQAGNGVEYLSPLVGGFTLQGQYDLTNSTKWNAGSPGSAPGQLGTSTGLGSAQGRSDGIKLSYQVGSLYWQATYDEVRDPNGQFSNVYLASRSILTGATYAIGPVVAYLGYQHLSAPNASNAGYFGTATPTTLPAGTSLPTAVDHEWIGAIWNATTALAITGAVYHANANRGNGNATLYTLGTNYFLSKRTLLYTELAYVRNSSTSNLGLDSGLYGANSNNDPTNSGASSTNPDYGKSQFGVIAGVAHQF